A window of the Fusarium poae strain DAOMC 252244 chromosome 3, whole genome shotgun sequence genome harbors these coding sequences:
- a CDS encoding hypothetical protein (BUSCO:13299at5125), producing MANQFIGLHMQVVMRDPPGNVFTGTVVDVQAGSGLTLTNVFMANTKQWFPTIQIPAANIADLSEIKDKPSTTYAPAPVEPIVTAPTLTRPPAQPAFVDPAILSLGRPPAPAASSGPDTRALAQESERTELPGIPVNAAVSTPGRPTPDHDLSGSIKNLSIGETLVETGNGDLPEGHATRSAKKKNTNRRSRQTKQGKSQRVEEDGLAAEGSPASGRGKGWRQTPILQSTSSFQPFQFLKKSAKGRKGTLDNGWASEDVTEEMGDFDFENNLAKFDKATIFDQMRREDQVDDASRLVAHNRKPKPGTAGGKNLHYTENVLDLPPITKKDAYSWNSEADDGLNGAERLSGREVRSSQSNRRADSKSGPSRRSQSRKASAVATSGGLPLTRVNSGQGHPPGLYLVPSHKRLETVSALQMLNLENIAANEVGLTEQLMAENGGRGIAEVTFRALTDPAIKVRFGLAGANPSSSATLSSPAVVILAGNNKSGMRAIAAARHLRNKNVNMLVCLVGIEREKDLLEDLRQQIQLYRAFGGKILSKVDLFEHLRKSSSSGSPISVALIIDALLGLTISFEELRTGDQAAVYELMEWANRNEAFVLSVDVPTGIDPTSGKVAVIDGSQLFVKPRYVVAMGAPKRGLLEAVTPPDEDDPQNMNNTAHDDDWRLFIADIGLGSAVWRKAGTKIRRGIDFDEKWVLEMKYSDGQHDESDDEE from the exons ATGGCAAATCAATTTATAGGCTTGCATATGCAAGTGGTGATGAGAGATCCTCCGGGGAATGTGTTCACAGGAACCGTCGTGGACGTGCAGGCAGGCAGCGGCTTGACTTTGACTAACG TATTCATGGCAAACACCAAGCAATGGTTCCCAACTATACAAATCCCCGCAGCTAACATTGCTGATCTATCCGAGATCAAGGACAAACCATCAACAACGTATGCGCCCGCCCCTGTCGAACCTATCGTCACTGCGCCTACTTTGACACGACCGCCTGCGCAGCCTGCCTTTGTTGACCCGGCCATTCTCAGCTTGGGACGACCGCCTGCACCAGCGGCGTCTTCGGGACCCGATACAAGGGCTTTGGCACAGGAGAGCGAAAGAACAGAATTGCCGGGCATTCCCGTGAATGCTGCAGTTTCTACGCCTGGACGACCTACTCCGGACCACGATttgtcaggctctattaagaACTTGTCCATTGGCGAAACATTGGTGGAAACGGGTAATGGTGATTTACCTGAGGGCCATGCCACCCGATCTgctaagaaaaagaataccAATCGTCGCTCACGCCAAACCAAACAAGGGAAGAGTCAGCGTGTGGAAGAGGACGGTCTGGCTGCGGAAGGCTCGCCTGCTAGTGGGCGAGGCAAAGGGTGGAGGCAAACACCCATATTGCAGAGCACGTCTTCCTTTCAGCCATTTCAATTCTTAAAAAAGAGTGCCAAGGGGCGTAAGGGTACACTTGACAACGGTTGGGCATCCGAGGACGTCACGGAGGAGATGGGTGATTTCGATTTTGAAAACAATCTGGCGAAATTTGACAAAGCCACCATTTTCGACCAAATGAGAAGGGAGGATCAGGTCGATGATGCGAGCCGCTTAGTAGCCCACAACCGCAAGCCAAAGCCTGGTACGGCTGGCGGTAAGAACTTGCATTACACAGAAAATGTGCTGGATCTGCCCCCGATCACCAAGAAGGACGCATATTCGTGGAACAGCGAGGCGGATGATGGGCTAAATGGGGCAGAGAGGCTCTCGGGACGGGAAGTCCGAAGCAGCCAAAGTAACCGGAGAGCTGACAGCAAGTCGGGCCCTTCACGGAGATCACAGTCACGCAAAGCAAGTGCCGTTGCGACATCTGGCGGTCTGCCGCTGACCCGCGTCAACTCTGGC CAAGGTCACCCGCCTGGCCTATACCTAGTCCCTTCGCACAAGCGTCTTGAAACCGTCTCTGCCTTGCAGATGCTGAACCTCGAAAACATTGCTGCAAACGAAGTTGGACTGACGGAGCAGCTCATGGCCGAGAATGGAGGACGAGGCATCGCCGAGGTGACATTTAGGGCCTTGACAGATCCTGCTATCAAGGTGCGGTTCGGACTTGCTGGTGCTAATCCATCCTCAAGCGCTACATTAAGCAGTCCAGCAGTGGTTATCCTAGCTGGTAACAACAAATCAGGCATGCGAGCAATTGCTGCCGCGCGTCACCTTCGAAACAAGAATGTGAACATGCTTGTGTGTCTGGTCGGTATTGAACGAGAAAAAGACCTGCTCGAGGACCTACGACAACAGATTCAACTATATCGAGCTTTTGGCGGCAAGATTCTtagcaaggtcgaccttttCGAGCATCTACGcaagtcgtcatcatcaggATCGCCCATATCGGTGGCCCTTATTATTGATGCTCTTCTGGGCTTAACCATTTCATTTGAGGAACTGCGGACTGGTGACCAGGCTGCTGTATACGAGTTGATGGAATGGGCGAACCGTAACGAAGCCTTTGTTCTTTCAGTTGATGTCCCGACGGGTATCGACCCGACTTCTGGAAAAGTAGCAGTGATTGATGGCAGTCAACTGTTTGTCAAGCCACGATATGTTGTTGCCATGGGAGCGCCTAAGCGAGGTCTGCTCGAGGCTGTGACGCCCCCAGATGAGGACGACCCACAGAACATGAACAACACTGCGCACGACGATGATTGGCGTCTCTTTATTGCGGATATCGGCTTAGGTAGTGCTGTGTGGAGGAAAGCCGGAACCAAGATTCGACGAGGTATCGACTTTGATGAGAAGTGGGTACTCGAGATGAAGTATTCAGATGGCCAGCATGATGAAAGCGACGACGAAGAGTAG
- the TEL1 gene encoding Serine/threonine-protein kinase tel1 (BUSCO:154at5125), translating to MASHNVMNLARDVKSAAVRDREKAVDELSHLLNPRNRSTNLSDLGDKSYHEIFEAIFSFVLREKPVLYDKKKSQSSLNSTTTRLSKCAEAVRMAVGRGKSTIGRKTLLAIVDHITQVLPGPSSDDFVPPLLQDYIKALTEVLSRPAHVEILARKGGQHWEICVGFFLDVAQYLLPDEADISTLSLARASPALARSSPAPGSGYSRSIGRSTPSTQSQRRAAPGEGGLLKDVLEGLHYLIIGGNAPILRQYKDITPVVLRVLNLKQLSLGSLQTLAFSIINAIFTATNADDLAHANSVVQSILPLMSYWWRSEKVSQDEVIRALRIEISRSIFLMHLHIENLVVKSLDENMRLDLEDLAENIWSEYSRRGEAVRLQLSDITFALFSLPTYGLQLDMFGLRAHNVYGEGHWAIIQNLAFLEGIMALPHSRTPTNDAEQSEQPRKRRKIQQHMSRIRLKLKAAEVAVRGTALQMIPFLLFDRSLGRDELVDLLPELVSLATNKNPVTASWALIASASCISKSKVCHDQVDVWRQLWHLATRSVSLPGTSRAASVLLHAILEADVLPYHTISTDINNIVTTADVNGPSVLCDTSISLMLHVLQLRNARTPSASQSTCHHIIRWVFLRWNPHESTFASYHSMHAQPVQLVNLIRACCGTTALELNTHQTAPGGPLTEAWGSFKQTEAFTRYVLLAKDESHDAGPIGCCDLSGLSDPASLADANARYASQKLTLELFYPKLSDLSELCTSWTKKTNEGGTQITLDRFQSLLSACLTGTLLLPILNHLNSTQSSSVESILKEILDKALNSAFASMESTAFIDSVLRAVRAVMPDVTTSSLNRMQTNNPNLFHFFGRIWKSIGQQHDQTNLDSNIDFMDIDGDFDSQSSRASSVHAPMAAPRFNSQMMLDMQAFYTDARARLRFLSILDDDIGQIGLVPNTYVEHLIKMPVEDLLLCRSLLLELFGSDLVITPDDALSIVEKLGNFVSKTEYQCAEVALSICIGVIDGLHSIWLNDKNHLSERVGDLYYHFIKVCLTSNILSPGAQTSMVQLLLTLLRTNTDYGKDQGLDSPRTCLLYILKNGPMSVKYAISQKIADIFDLFVLKLHDEVFVDILDSLPTDPLDTTGIAFRLLVLSNLACRWSTLLRRCTYHIFETPGKIPGSTDYATRCLVNVSRTLNLQSPKALFRLFSRQLLYTWLECDPIEDIPFSIFGFKTLGDLLKSAQSEAVGLTVMRGQDETFAEVCRLLGSSESDLVRENFTTAVAYSMIFGDSNGGVDKERGEAHVKKLLGRTAYMELIHINFIDIAALFFDLIDQENSFEKVFTRFKLDYAGQILSAMKAISHSPAELPANQQPMFKAKYLIHELHRLCQNTEFQFHDLWTPPVVVSIARKLLNTVHPALGPLHACSVLRKVRVLVSLGGSVALESYPLEMLLNATRTFITDSECADDALGISQYLLAEGARHLSNVPSFLAGYALSTLASLRVFLESSQSSTTQESQFKATMSKAEKFHVWVSKYLEEYESPMFKSLEQRSAFKSITQSAARIRSSGNAERGTAESKLLLDILADEGADHQLLNEPSRQLALGLLCGDFSIPEKVKDDIIESDEDALKYSTAVWKSCDTGNLSEEYLSWAGRVVGRAFSASGEIPPGVLRESYLSQYQKMAPGSNGSETGILCLLRDLTSNPDSITAGLAEAALRSIVSDANNLDDELLSVACQKSLTESLLVTSQWGAHRSPPSDKGIMTPTSSSNQPDVWSTDITSKDWLLDLSAHLARCVPESIILSVLAPILARVEHFAERAFPFVVHLALYFPMNQQHSPKRPLSVAVKSWLQCIDTTAKENQKLLINMLLYLRTQQYPKESSIADRSHWLEVDSALVAAAASRCGMYKTSLLFVEYVPPETTRSSRTSSAAVKEVDMSETLLAIFENIDDPDAYYGLPEEPSLSKILARVEYENDGPMSLAFRGAEYDSNVHLGNPVAQSDGQALVRAFSTLGLSGPSNWFLQTQNNIETSPAVLEDTFNTARKLGVWNLPAPPSDHHAVTVFKAYQSISQAIDIADIRAAVHDGFSRTMSTLAVHSLNATALRKRLGALASLTELDDVLGVSDSSEMDLLIEKFKNRSDWMRSGLYESVGQILSCRSTTMSMVSQQNSLRTNIKLSAATAKQMEVESMITASQIYRYHQATQESLKISTILTKLIPSCSALDLHVDAAVTVEAANSAWDYGQMSTSIRMLQDIDKDSVLERQTIPVSRSDLLSKIGYQVSVARLEKPHDIQKNYLEPALKELKGKGQGRQAGSVFHQFAMFCDQQLQDPDGLEDLARLQNLKKAKSDEVSELKTLINGTRDTQLKTKYSHVLNKEKQWLSLDEQELRRVEQTRSEFVRLSLENYLLSLVASDEHNNDALRFTALWLERSEEESTNQAVMRHLSEVPTRKFAGLTNQLTSRLQDHNNTFQKLLLELVYKICVDHPYHGMYQIWSGTKAKAQQKDDVAVLRVRATERVAKRLAETQSVANIWLSIDKTSKYYHALAMDRNPNKYKSGAKIPLKDSTPGHNLVNCLAKYRIPSPTVQIELSATKDYSKVPIISKLEPTMTIASGVSAPKIITAIGSDGVRYKQLVKGGHDDLRQDAIMEQVFSAVSSLLKLHRTTQQRNLSIRTYKVLPLTASSGLIEFVPNTIPLHEFLMPAHERYYPKDLKGSHCRKEIFGVQGRAAATRISTYRRVTEKFHPVMRYFFMENFMDPDEWFLKRLAYTRSTAAISMLGHVLGLGDRHGHNILLDHKTGEVVHIDLGVAFEAGRILPVPEMVPFRLTRDIVDGMGITKTEGVFRRCCEFTLDALREEQYSIMTILDVLRFDPLYTWSISPLRLAKLQKARNNDDSLMDDEQSEAETKKGKKAIGHVNEPSEADRALEIVRKKLSKTLSVTATVNDLINQATDERNLAVLYSGWAAYA from the exons ATGGCATCTCACAATGTCATGAATCTGGCGC GTGATGTAAAGTCTGCCGCAGTCAGAGACCGTGAGAAGGCTGTGGATG AGTTGTCGCATCTTCTCAACCCACGAAACCGATCTACAAATCT TTCCGACCTTGGCGACAAGAGTTACCATGAGATATTTGAAGCAATCTTCAGTTTCGTGCTTCGAGAGAAGCCAGTTCTTTATGACAAGAAAAAGTCCCAATCGTCATTGAATTCAACAACAACTCGTTTATCAAAATGCGCCGAGGCCGTGCGGATGGCTGTAGGACGCGGCAAGTCAACGATCGGACGGAAGACACTGCTGGCGATCGTGGATCACATCACTCAAGTTCTCCCTGGGCCTAGCAGTGATGATTTCGTGCCTCCTTTACTCCAGGACTACATCAAAGCTTTGACCGAGGTGCTTTCAAGGCCTGCACACGTGGAAATATTGGCCAGAAAGGGTGGCCAACATTGGGAAATTTGTGTTGGCTTCTTTCTCGACGTTGCCCAGTATCTTCTTCCTGATGAAGCAGACATATCAACTTTGTCATTGGCTCGAGCATCGCCAGCTCTGGCCCGATCATCACCAGCACCGGGGTCAGGATACAGTCGATCTATTGGGCGATCCACACCTTCGACTCAAAGCCAAAGAAGAGCTGCACCTGGAGAGGGCGGTCTTCTCAAAGATGTCTTGGAAGGACTGCACTATCTCATCATAGGCGGCAACGCGCCCATACTACGGCAATACAAAGATATCACCCCAGTAGTACTCAGGGTCTTAAATCTGAAGCAGCTGAGTCTCGGCTCCCTGCAGACTTTGGCCTTTTCCATTATTAATGCAATCTTCACTGCTACAAACGCTGACGACTTAGCGCATGCCAACTCTGTTGTGCAAAGTATATTGCCGCTCATGAGCTACTGGTGGAGATCTGAGAAGGTCTCTCAAGACGAAGTCATCAGAGCGCTCAGGATTGAGATCTCTAGGAGTATTTTCTTAATGCACCTTCACATTGAAAATTTAGTCGTGAAATCCTTGGACGAAAATATGCGCTTAGACCTCGAGGATTTGGCTGAGAACATCTGGTCTGAGTACTCAAGGCGTGGCGAGGCTGTCCGCTTACAATTGAGCGACATCACTTTTGCCTTATTCTCTTTGCCGACATACGGGCTGCAGCTAGATATGTTCGGCCTCCGCGCTCACAACGTCTATGGAGAAGGCCATTGGGCTATCATTCAAAACCTGGCGTTTCTAGAAGGTATCATGGCGTTGCCTCACTCTAGAACCCCGACAAACGATGCAGAACAAAGTGAGCAACCAAGAAAAAGGCGAAAAATCCAACAACATATGAGTCGCATTCGGCTTAAGCTAAAGGCTGCCGAAGTAGCAGTTCGGGGAACTGCTTTACAAATGATTCCGTTCCTCTTGTTTGACAGGTCATTGGGTCGTGACGAACTGGTTGACTTGCTACCTGAATTGGTATCATTGGCGACTAACAAGAACCCTGTCACGGCTTCTTGGGCTCTCATAGCCTCTGCGAG TTGTATAAGCAAATCGAAAGTTTGCCACGATCAAGTAGATGTCTGGCGTCAATTGTGGCATCTTGCTACACGTTCCGTCAGCCTGCCAGGAACAAGTAGAGCGGCCAGCGTGCTCCTGCATGCGATACTTGAGGCCGACGTTTTACCTTATCACACAATCTCCACAGACATCAATAACATCGTCACAACTGCAGATGTCAACGGGCCTAGTGTTCTGTGTGACACTTCTATTAGCTTGATGCTTCACGTCCTTCAATTACGAAACGCCCGAACCCCCAGCGCAAGTCAAAGTACCTGTCACCACATTATCCGATGGGTGTTTCTTCGTTGGAATCCAC ACGAATCTACGTTTGCATCCTACCACTCTATGCATGCACAACCGGTTCAATTAGTGAATTTGATTCGAGCCTGTTGTGGGACGACGGCTCTGGAGTTGAACACCCATCAAACGGCTCCCGGGGGTCCATTAACCGAGGCATGGGGCTCATTCAAGCAAACTGAGGCGTTTACACGATACGTTCTCCTTGCAAAAGATGAATCTCATGATGCTGGTCCCATTGGCTGCTGCGACCTTTCAGGACTATCTGATCCCGCTTCGTTGGCCGATGCCAATGCGCGCTATGCTTCTCAGAAGCTGACACTTGAGCTGTTCTACCCCAAGCTGAGTGATCTATCTGAGCTCTGCACATCCTGGACGAAGAAAACGAATGAAGGCGGTACACAAATAACTCTTGATCGCTTTCAAAGTCTTCTTTCAGCCTGCTTGACCGGGACTCTGCTGCTTCCCATACTTAATCACCTAAACTCGACTCAGTCTTCGTCTGTCGAATCCATCCTGAAGGAGATTCTCGACAAAGCGTTAAACTCTGCTTTTGCGTCAATGGAGTCTACAGCCTTTATCGATTCAGTCCTACGAGCCGTTCGAGCTGTGATGCCAGATGTGACAACGTCGAGTTTGAATCGAATGCAGACAAACAACCCAAACTTGTTTCATTTTTTCGGCAGAATATGGAAGTCTATTGGCCAGCAACATGATCAAACAAATCTTGACAGCAACATCGACTTCATGGATATCGATGGGGATTTCGACTCCCAAAGCAGCCGGGCAAGCTCAGTGCATGCGCCAATGGCAGCCCCACGCTTCAATAGTCAGATGATGCTGGACATGCAGGCTTTCTATACTGATGCAAGGGCGCGGCTTCGGTTTCTATCCATATTGGATGATGATATCGGACAGATTGGCCTTGTCCCCAATACATATGTAGAGCATCTCATCAAGATGCCTGTCGAAGACCTCTTGCTGTGCCGAAGTCTCCTGCTTGAATTATTTGGCTCTGATCTTGTCATTACGCCAGATGATGCTTTATCAATTGTTGAAAAGCTGGGAAATTTCGTGTCTAAAACCGAATATCAATGTGCCGAAGTTGCTTTGAGCATCTGTATCGGGGTAATCGATGGACTGCATTCTATCTGGCTAAATGACAAAAATCATCTCTCCGAACGAGTTGGCGACCTTTACTATCACTTCATCAAGGTCTGTTTGACTTCCAACATACTTTCGCCCGGCGCCCAAACGTCAATGGTCCAGCTACTGCTCACTTTATTACGAACCAACACGGACTATGGTAAAGACCAGGGCCTTGATTCGCCACGAACTTGTCTTCTATATATACTGAAGAATGGGCCCATGTCGGTGAAATACGCCATCTCGCAAAAGATTGCCGATATCTTTGACTTGTTTGTCCTCAAGCTTCATGATGAAGTGTTTGTGGATATTCTAGATAGCTTACCTACTGATCCCTTGGACACTACTGGCATTGCATTTCGTTTACTGGTATTGTCGAACCTTGCCTGCAGATGGTCGACTTTGCTTCGGAGGTGTACTTATCATATCTTCGAAACGCCAGGGAAGATTCCGGGGTCAACAGATTATGCGACCCGGTGTTTGGTAAATGTGTCGAGAACGCTGAACCTGCAGTCGCCAAAGGCTCTGTTCCGGCTGTTCTCTCGGCAACTTCTATACACTTGGCTTGAATGTGACCCCATAGAAGACATTCCATTTTCTATATTTGGGTTCAAGACGCTCGGAGACCTTCTCAAGTCTGCCCAGTCCGAAGCCGTCGGGCTGACTGTGATGCGTGGTCAGGATGAGACATTTGCAGAGGTTTGCCGTCTACTGGGCAGTTCTGAGAGCGACCTCGTCCGTGAAAATTTCACTACCGCTGTCGCTTATAGCATGATCTTTGGTGACTCGAATGGAGGTGTCGACAAGGAGCGTGGCGAGGCACATGTCAAAAAGTTGCTTGGACGCACAGCTTATATGGAGTTGATTCACATCAATTTCATCGACATCGCAGCACTGTTCTTCGACCTCATCGATCAAGAAAACTCTTTTGAAAAGGTCTTCACCAGGTTCAAGCTCGACTACGCTGGCCAGATCCTGAGTGCTATGAAGGCCATTTCTCACTCTCCCGCCGAGTTACCAGCTAACCAACAGCCAATGTTCAAAGCCAAGTACTTGATCCACGAACTTCATAGACTCTGTCAAAATACAGAGTTCCAATTCCATGATTTGTGGACGCCTCCTGTGGTTGTTTCAATAGCTCGCAAGCTTCTCAATACTGTTCATCCGGCCTTAGGGCCTCTACATGCCTGTTCTGTTCTTCGAAAAGTACGGGTTCTAGTCTCCCTTGGTGGTTCAGTTGCCTTGGAATCCTACCCCCTGGAAATGCTCCTGAATGCTACCCGCACCTTCATCACCGACTCTGAATGTGCAGACGATGCGCTGGGAATTAGTCAGTATCTTCTGGCTGAAGGGGCCAGGCACCTTAGCAATGTCCCATCATTTCTTGCCGGGTATGCCTTGTCAACTTTGGCATCGCTCCGAGTCTTCTTAGAGTCGAGTCAGTCGAGCACAACTCAGGAAAGCCAGTTCAAGGCGACAATGAGCAAAGCAGAAAAATTCCATGTATGGGTCAGCAAATATCTTGAAGAGTATGAATCGCCCATGTTTAAGAGTCTTGAGCAAAGAAGTGCTTTCAAATCTATCACTCAATCCGCCGCTCGCATTCGATCTTCCGGGAACGCTGAACGAGGCACTGCAGAGAGCAAATTGCTGTTGGATATTCTAGCCGATGAAGGCGCAGACCATCAGCTACTGAACGAGCCTTCCCGACAACTCGCACTCGGCCTTCTTTGCGGCGATTTCAGCATCCCTGAGAAGGTAAAGGATGACATCATCGAGTCTGATGAGGATGCTCTAAAGTACTCGACAGCTGTGTGGAAGAGTTGTGATACCGGAAACCTCAGCGAGGAATATCTCTCATGGGCAGGACGGGTCGTTGGCCGGGCCTTCTCAGCGTCCGGGGAGATCCCGCCTGGTGTGCTACGCGAATCCTATCTTAGCCAATACCAGAAAATGGCACCAGGATCGAATGGCTCAGAGACTGGAATACTTTGCCTTCTGCGGGACCTCACCTCAAATCCTGATTCTATTACTGCAGGTCTGGCTGAAGCTGCCCTGAGATCCATCGTCTCAGATGCCAATAATCTAGATGACGAGCTACTGTCTGTGGCCTGTCAAAAAAGTCTGACGGAGTCTCTTTTGGTCACATCGCAATGGGGCGCACACAGATCGCCCCCATCAGACAAGGGTATTATGACACCCACATCATCCTCGAATCAACCCGATGTCTGGTCTACAGATATCACGTCAAAGGACTGGCTGCTGGACCTGAGTGCGCACCTCGCTCGGTGCGTTCCAGAGTCAATTATTCTCTCAGTTCTTGCTCCTATTCTCGCTAGGGTTGAGCACTTTGCAGAGAGAGCTTTCCCCTTTGTTGTCCATCTCGCACTTTACTTCCCAATGAATCAACAACATTCCCCCAAGCGCCCACTATCTGTGGCAGTCAAAAGCTGGCTCCAATGCATAGATACAACAGCCAAGGAAAACCAGAAGCTGCTGATCAACATGCTATTATATCTTAGGACGCAACAATATCCGAAGGAGTCATCGATAGCTGACAGATCGCATTGGCTAGAAGTTGATTCCGCCTTGGTCGCTGCAGCAGCGTCGCGCTGTGGCATGTACAAGACGTCTCTGCTATTTGTGGAATATGTCCCTCCAGAAACTACACGTTCTTCACGAACTTCTTCTGCAGCAGTAAAGGAGGTGGACATGAGCGAAACTCTTCTTGCAATTTTTGAGAACATTGATGACCCAGATGCATACTATGGACTGCCAGAAGAGCCTAGTCTGTCAAAGATTCTTGCTCGTGTGGAGTACGAGAATGATGGCCCCATGAGTCTTGCATTCCGAGGCGCTGAGTATGACAGTAATGTCCATCTTGGAAACCCCGTGGCTCAGTCAGATGGGCAGGCTTTAGTCAGAGCTTTCAGTACGCTTGGCTTGTCCGGGCCTTCTAACTGGTTCCTCCAAACGCAGAATAACATAGAAACATCCCCAGCCGTCCTTGAAGATACTTTCAACACAGCCAGAAAGCTTGGGGTTTGGAACTTGCCTGCGCCTCCGAGTGACCATCATGCGGTCACAGTGTTTAAGGCGTATCAGAGCATTAGTCAAGCGATAGATATCGCCGATATCAGGGCTGCTGTGCATGATGGTTTTAGCCGCACAATGAGTACCTTGGCAGTCCACAGCCTCAACGCTACGGCCCTGAGGAAACGCTTGGGGGCTCTAGCTTCTTTAACGGAGCTTGACGATGTTCTAGGTGTTTCAGACAGTTCCGAGATGGATCTCCTCATTGAAAAGTTCAAGAATCGAAGTGACTGGATGAGAAGCGGATT ATACGAAAGTGTTGGTCAGATTTTGTCTTGTCGCAGTACCACAATGAGTATGGTCAGCCAACAAAATAGCTTACGAACAAATATCAAACTTTCCGCAGCTACGGCAAAGCAGATGGAGGTTGAGTCCATGATCACCGCTTCTCAAATATATCGCTATCACCAAGCGACGCAGGAGAGCCTCAAGATCTCCACCATACTCACCAAGCTTATACCATCGTGTTCAGCACTAGACTTACATGTGGATGCAGCTGTCACCGTTGAGGCTGCTAACTCTGCCTGGGATTATGGGCAGATGAGTACATCCATTCGCATGCTGCAGGATATCGACAAAGACTCTGTGCTTGAGAGGCAAACTATCCCAGTCAGTCGATCTGATTTGCTTTCCAAGATTGGTTACCAGGTATCCGTTGCACGCCTCGAAAAACCACATGATATCCAAAAGAACTATCTTGAGCCTGCGTTGAAAGAGCTCAAAGGCAAGGGTCAAGGCCGCCAAGCTGGCTCAGTATTCCATCAGTTTGCCATGTTCTGCGATCAGCAGTTGCAAGATCCCGATGGATTGGAGGACTTGGCAAGGCTCCAGAACCTGAAGAAAGCAAAGAGCGATGAAGTGTCGGAACTGAAGACCCTTATTAATGGCACCAGGGACACTCAACTCAAAACCAAGTACTCACATGTTCTAAACAAAGAGAAGCAATGGCTCAGTCTTGACGAGCAGGAGTTGCGACGAGTTGAACAAACGCGTAGTGAGTTTGTTCGCCTGAGTCTCGAGAACTATCTTTTATCTCTCGTTGCCTCCGATGAACACAATAACGATGCTCTCCGATTCACTGCTCTTTGGCTAGAGCGATCGGAAGAGGAAAGCACAAATCAGGCAGTCATGCGACATCTATCAGAAGTCCCAACCAGAAAATTCGCTGGCCTCACCAACCAACTGACATCACGACTCCAAGACCATAACAATACATTCCAGAAACTGCTGTTGGAGCTAGTCTACAAAATCTGCGTGGACCATCCCTACCATGGCATGTATCAAATATGGTCTGGaacaaaggcaaaggcacAACAAAAAGACGACGTCGCTGTCTTACGCGTCAGGGCAACAGAACGCGTTGCCAAACGCTTAGCTGAGACGCAATCTGTGGCCAACATTTGGCTGTCGATCGATAAGACAAGCAAATATTACCATGCTCTCGCCATGGATCGAAATCCAAATAAGTACAAGTCAGGTGCGAAGATCCCGCTCAAAGATTCCACACCCGGCCACAATCTTGTCAATTGTCTAGCCAAATATCGCATCCCCTCTCCAACTGTGCAAATCGAACTCTCGGCAACCAAAGACTACTCCAAGGTGCCCATCATATCCAAGCTGGAACCCACAATGACCATCGCTTCGGGTGTCAGCGCACCTAAAATCATCACAGCTATTGGAAGTGATGGGGTCCGCTACAAGCAACTTGTCAAAGGAGGGCATGACGATTTGCGACAGGACGCCATCATGGAACAAGTCTTTTCGGCCGTGTCATCTCTTCTCAAGCTTCACAGGACAACTCAGCAGCGTAACCTCAGTATCAGAACCTACAAGGTGCTTCCACTCACAGCATCTTCCGGATTGATTGAATTTGTGCCCAACACAATTCCACTTCATGAGTTCTTGATGCCTGCTCATGAAAGATACTATCCAAAAGACCTAAAGGGCTCTCATTGTCGTAAAGAGATATTTGGGGTCCAGGGAAGAGCGGCGGCAACACGGATCAGTACCTACCGCAGAGTCACTGAGAAGTTTCACCCAGTCATGAGATACTTCTTTATGGAGAATTTCATGGACCCGGATGAATGGTTCCTCAAGAGGCTGGCATACACAAGAAGCACCGCAGCTATATCGATGTTGGGACACGTCCTCGGCCTAGGCGATCGACATGGGCACAATATCCTTTTGGACCACAAAACTGGAGAGGTGGTTCACATTGATCTGGGTGTCGCGTTTGAAGCAGGCCGCATTCTACCAGTGCCTGAAATGGTACCGTTCCGGTTGACGAGGGACATTGTGGATGGAATGGGAATTACCAAAACAGAGGGAGTCTTTCGCCGATGTTGCGAGTTCACTTTGGATGCTCTCAGAGAAGAGCAGTATTCCATCATGACAATTTTGGACGTGTTACGTTTCGATCCTTTATACACATGGTCAATCTCGCCACTCAGATTGGCCAAGCTTCAAAAGGCAAGAAACAACGATGACAGTCTCATGGACGACGAGCAAAGTGAAGCCGAGACGaaaaagggcaagaaggCTATAGGGCATGTCAATGAGCCTTCTGAAGCTGACCGTGCTTTGGAGATTGTGAGGAAGAAGCTGTCCAAGACATTGAGTGTAACTGCAACAGTCAACGATTTGATAAATCAAGCGACTGATGAACGTAATCTAGCAGTTTTATATTCTG GCTGGGCAGCGTACGCATGA